In the genome of Dermacentor silvarum isolate Dsil-2018 chromosome 1, BIME_Dsil_1.4, whole genome shotgun sequence, one region contains:
- the LOC119436902 gene encoding uncharacterized protein LOC119436902, giving the protein MKFFATAVLGSLLACSVLAEDAAKSKESKKEEKKEVEARGGILGAGVGLGGVGGGYGAGVGSGIGGTGLGGAGLGGVGLGGASYGGAGLAGPVPGVIGSGLGGAGLGGVGLTGASYGGVGLNRASLGGAGLGGAGLDGAGLGGAGLGGVGLSEAGLGGAGLAGPALVGPGVAGAGALGTGVVGNSGLVGTGLGRGLGGGFQSAHGSSAGGHQAGFQGGASGHNQGSGSFASGASQSRVNAFNNKQGYSHSSGFSASDSKAFGSGHKQGSSGFKNGAAGHQSGFGQSSYGKAAGVGVGGVGLHG; this is encoded by the exons ATGAAG TTCTTCGCCACCGCTGTCCTTGGCTCCCTCCTTGCCTGCTCTGTGCTTGCCGAGGACGCTGCAAAAAGCAAGGAGAGCAAGAAAGAGGAGAAGAAAGAAGTTGAAGCTCGTGGAGGCATCCTGGGTGCTGGAGTCGGACTTGGAGGTGTCGGCGGCGGCTACGGTGCTGGGGTGGGCTCCGGTATCGGAGGCACTGGTCTCGGAGGAGCTGGACTCGGCGGAGTTGGACTGGGCGGCGCCAGTTACGGGGGAGCTGGTCTCGCGGGGCCGGTTCCTGGCGTGATCGGCAGTGGTCTCGGAGGAGCTGGGCTCGGCGGCGTCGGCCTGACTGGGGCTAGTTATGGCGGAGTGGGTCTTAACAGAGCTAGTCTTGGCGGAGCCGGTCTTGGAGGCGCTGGTCTTGACGGAGCTGGTCTTGGAGGCGCTGGTCTTGGCGGTGTCGGTCTTAGCGAAGCCGGTCTTGGAGGCGCTGGGCTCGCTGGCCCGGCCCTCGTGGGACCTGGAGTCGCTGGAGCGGGAGCCTTGGGAACCGGAGTCGTAGGCAACTCAGGTCTCGTCGGTACCGGCCTTGGCCGCGGCCTCGGTGGAGGTTTCCAATCAGCGCATGGTTCTTCAGCCGGAGGACACCAGGCCGGATTCCAGGGGGGCGCGTCCGGTCACAACCAGGGATCTGGAAGTTTCGCCAGTGGCGCTTCTCAGAGCAGGGTGAACGCGTTCAACAACAAGCAGGGCTACAGCCACAGCTCTGGATTCTCGGCCAGCGACAGCAAGGCGTTTGGATCTGGCCACAAGCAGGGCTCATCCGGTTTCAAGAATGGAGCTGCTGGGCACCAATCGGGCTTTGGACAATCCTCGTATGGAAAGGCAGCGGGAGTCGGCGTTGGTGGTGTGGGCCTGCACGGCTGA
- the LOC119437741 gene encoding spidroin-1 yields MRYFATAVVATLVASAVLAEAAAKNKDIKETAKDVEARGGILGSGLVLGDVGGGYGAGVGPGFVGTGLLGTGLGGDEITGINNGGAGHPEVGLGVVGTDDGEAGFGGVGLHDASYAGAGLAGVVPDAVGSGVGEIGLGGVGLTGPSYVEGDPTGASLGGAGLGGVGLGGTGLEGAGLDGPALIAPGVAGTGAVGSGVVEKQGLVGTGGFQSSYGSSAGVQQAGYQGTASGHNQESGSFASGDSQSRVNAYSNKQGYSHSSGFSASEIKAFGSGHKQGSSGLNTEASGHLAGFGQTSYGKAFGVGGVGLHG; encoded by the exons ATGAGG TACTTCGCCACTGCAGTCGTTGCTACCCTCGTGGCCTCCGCTGTTTTGGCTGAAGCGGCAGCGAAAAACAAGGACATCAAGGAAACCGCGAAGGACGTGGAGGCCCGTGGAGGCATCCTGGGTTCTGGACTCGTACTTGGAGATGTGGGCGGTGGTTACGGCGCTGGAGTGGGCCCCGGATTCGTCGGCACCGGCCTCCTCGGCACTGGACTTGGCGGAGACGAAATAACGGGCATCAATAATGGCGGAGCTGGTCACCCCGAAGTTGGTCTTGGCGTCGTTGGCACCGACGACGGAGAAGCTGGATTCGGCGGAGTTGGACTACATGACGCCAGTTACGCTGGAGCTGGTCTCGCGGGGGTAGTTCCTGACGCTGTCGGCAGCGGTGTCGGAGAAATTGGACTGGGCGGTGTCGGACTTACCGGGCCTAGTTATGTCGAAGGTGATCCCACTGGAGCTAGTCTTGGTGGTGCTGGTCTTGGCGGTGTCGGTCTTGGCGGCACCGGTCTTGAAGGCGCTGGGCTTGATGGCCCGGCCCTCATTGCACCTGGAGTCGCGGGAACGGGAGCCGTAGGTTCCGGAGTGGTGGAAAAACAAGGTCTCGTCGGAACTGGCGGTTTCCAGTCAAGCTACGGTTCTTCTGCTGGCGTACAGCAGGCCGGTTACCAGGGGACCGCCTCCGGTCACAACCAGGAATCTGGAAGTTTCGCCAGCGGGGATTCTCAAAGCAGGGTGAACGCTTACAGTAACAAGCAGGGCTACAGCCATAGCTCTGGATTCTCGGCCAGCGAGATCAAGGCGTTCGGATCCGGCCACAAGCAGGGCTCTTCAGGACTTAACACCGAAGCATCCGGTCACCTGGCCGGCTTCGGACAGACTTCTTATGGAAAGGCATTTGGGGTTGGCGGCGTCGGTCTGCACGGCTGA